A genome region from Sander vitreus isolate 19-12246 chromosome 21, sanVit1, whole genome shotgun sequence includes the following:
- the LOC144536672 gene encoding monocarboxylate transporter 12-B-like, with amino-acid sequence MADGKRRSGARSPPDGGWGWVIVGCCFMVTVCTRAVTRCISIFFVEFQAYFGADYSATAWIHSLVDCTTMLCAPLGSLVGNRWSCRVSVMLGGLLSSAGLLLSSFSSSLEILYLTMGVLTGVGFALCYTPAIAMVGCYFERRKALAYGIAMSGSGIGTFVLAPAVQLLIERYSWRGALLILSGVVANLCVCGALLRPITVRQGEEEPADGEGAESAMEEKPGNVSPQDAELAGKLPN; translated from the exons ATGGCTGATGGGAAACGGCGAAGCGGAGCGAGGTCGCCTCCAGACGGGGGGTGGGGCTGGGTGATCGTTGGCTGCTGCTTCATGGTGACGGTCTGCACACGGGCAGTaaccag GTGCATCTCTATCTTCTTCGTGGAGTTCCAGGCGTATTTTGGAGCTGACTACTCTGCGACGGCGTGGATCCACAGCCTGGTGGACTGCACCACCATGCTCTGTG ctcctCTTGGCAGCCTGGTTGGTAACCGCTGGTCGTGCCGGGTGTCGGTGATGCTTGGTGGGCTCCTCTCCTCCGCTGGTCTCCTCCTCAGCTCCTTCAGCTCCAGCCTGGAGATCCTCTACCTCACCATGGGAGTCctgacag GTGTGGGCTTCGCTCTCTGCTACACGCCAGCCATCGCCATGGTGGGCTGTTACTTTGAGCGGCGGAAGGCGCTGGCTTACGGCATCGCCATGTCGGGCAGCGGGATCGGCACCTTCGTGTTGGCGCCCGCGGTGCAGCTGCTCATCGAGCGGTACTCATGGCGCGGGGCGCTGCTCATCCTCAGCGGCGTCGTCGCCAACCTCTGCGTCTGCGGGGCGCTGCTCCGGCCAATCACAGTGCGGCAGGGCGAGGAGGAGCCGGCAGATGGCGAGGGGGCGGAGTCAGCGATGGAGGAGAAACCTG GAAACGTCTCGCCGCAGGACGCCGAGCTGGCTGGAAAACTCCCCAAC